The following proteins are encoded in a genomic region of Spirochaetota bacterium:
- a CDS encoding response regulator translates to MVNILIVDDYEENRYLLRTYLESDGYCVFEARNGVEALQILKGKVINLIISDVLMPQMDGFTLCKVVKEDEKLKNIPFVFYTATYTDEEDINLGLNSGASRYILKPKEKEEFNKLIKEVLDEYGKGALKVEHQKVENELNYYKLYNDVLVKKLESKMLQLEDANKKLKEEILAKEKAQNEAYENFLYLNNMIDIMPNPIVILNDNYLIKKANLIFKELFNSKEDIENKNFFEIKNRIFEKTDLKDILSDILINNYEINNYEIFIEDSNNNRRFFNVRIKLIVLKDNFTKEFIIVFEDQTELKNLIYQREIMYKEILHSQRIDSIGKFAGGIAHDFNNILTIIINCSQNLIDSLDRNNPLFEEAKNIYDASINGSKLVKKILDFSKKKHSSPEVIDVHKEFDEANKLLKKLVGENIDIIYKLCAEKTKIYIDLINFEQILINLCSNAKDAMENGGIIKIETNNIKFRENNEKSILPGEYLEIKFSDNGSGIEEEFLPMIFDPFFTRKKDKEGTGLGLFLVSNIIKESNGYIFVSSEINKGTEFIILFPIIEEKPLDSTLKIEENKDNKFLKLNRVILVEDDYYVSLTIERMLRKFNVLIKKAKNAKEVFRIIEEENFIPDLIIVDFLLEDMSADILIKLLRKRFKNIKELIISGFSFEDLLRKNIEIREMNFLQKPFNIEQLRNKINELFS, encoded by the coding sequence ATGGTAAATATTCTTATAGTTGATGATTATGAAGAAAATCGTTATTTATTGAGAACTTACCTTGAATCTGATGGATATTGTGTATTTGAAGCAAGAAATGGTGTTGAAGCTTTACAAATATTAAAAGGAAAAGTTATTAATTTAATCATATCGGATGTTTTAATGCCTCAGATGGATGGTTTTACATTATGTAAAGTAGTTAAAGAAGATGAAAAATTAAAAAATATTCCTTTTGTATTTTATACGGCTACATATACGGATGAAGAGGATATAAATTTAGGATTAAATAGCGGGGCAAGCAGATACATATTAAAACCGAAAGAAAAGGAAGAGTTTAATAAACTTATAAAAGAAGTTTTAGATGAATATGGTAAAGGAGCTTTAAAAGTTGAACATCAAAAAGTAGAAAATGAGTTAAACTACTATAAATTGTATAATGATGTGCTTGTAAAAAAACTTGAGAGTAAAATGCTTCAACTAGAAGATGCAAATAAAAAGTTAAAAGAGGAAATTTTAGCTAAGGAAAAAGCTCAAAATGAAGCATATGAAAACTTTCTTTATTTAAATAATATGATAGATATTATGCCAAATCCAATAGTAATTCTAAATGATAACTATTTAATAAAGAAAGCAAATTTGATTTTCAAAGAATTGTTTAATTCTAAAGAAGATATTGAAAATAAAAACTTTTTTGAAATAAAAAATAGAATTTTTGAAAAAACAGATTTAAAAGATATATTAAGTGATATTTTAATTAATAATTATGAAATAAATAATTATGAAATTTTTATTGAAGATTCCAATAATAATAGAAGATTTTTTAATGTTAGGATAAAATTAATTGTCTTAAAAGATAACTTTACCAAAGAATTTATTATTGTGTTTGAGGATCAAACAGAGTTAAAAAATCTAATTTACCAAAGAGAGATAATGTATAAAGAAATTTTGCATTCTCAAAGAATAGATTCTATTGGAAAATTTGCAGGTGGAATTGCTCATGATTTTAATAATATATTAACCATTATAATTAATTGTAGTCAGAATCTTATAGATTCTTTAGATAGGAATAATCCTTTATTTGAGGAAGCTAAAAATATCTATGATGCTTCGATTAATGGTTCTAAACTTGTTAAAAAGATTTTGGATTTTAGCAAAAAAAAGCATTCTTCTCCTGAAGTTATTGATGTACATAAAGAGTTTGATGAAGCTAATAAGTTATTAAAAAAGCTAGTAGGAGAAAATATAGATATTATTTATAAACTTTGTGCAGAAAAAACTAAGATATATATTGATCTTATAAATTTTGAACAAATTTTAATAAATTTATGCTCAAATGCTAAGGATGCTATGGAAAATGGAGGTATAATAAAAATAGAGACCAATAATATTAAATTTAGAGAAAATAATGAAAAAAGTATATTACCAGGAGAGTATTTAGAAATAAAATTTTCAGATAATGGCTCAGGCATTGAGGAAGAGTTTTTACCAATGATATTTGATCCATTCTTTACAAGAAAGAAAGATAAAGAAGGTACAGGTCTTGGTTTGTTTCTTGTTTCTAATATTATTAAAGAGTCAAATGGTTATATTTTTGTTTCTTCAGAAATAAATAAAGGAACTGAATTTATAATATTATTTCCAATAATAGAAGAAAAACCTTTAGATAGCACATTAAAAATTGAAGAAAATAAAGATAATAAATTTTTAAAATTAAATAGAGTTATATTGGTTGAAGATGATTATTATGTCTCGTTAACAATAGAAAGAATGTTAAGAAAATTTAATGTTCTTATAAAAAAAGCAAAAAATGCAAAAGAAGTTTTTAGAATAATTGAAGAAGAAAATTTTATACCAGATCTTATTATAGTTGATTTCTTACTTGAAGATATGTCTGCTGATATATTAATTAAACTTTTAAGAAAAAGATTTAAAAATATTAAAGAATTAATCATTTCTGGTTTTTCATTTGAGGACCTTTTAAGAAAAAATATTGAAATAAGAGAAATGAATTTTTTACAAAAACCTTTTAATATAGAACAGTTAAGAAATAAAATAAACGAATTATTTTCTTAA
- a CDS encoding response regulator, which yields MALIFIIEDNEQNLYLIKYLLEKNGFDVDYANNGFIALEKLKEIKPEIILLDIQLPYIDGYNLAKKIKNIESLKNIPIIAVTSYAMPGDKEKAFESGCIGYIEKPINPDTFIDEIKKFIKIN from the coding sequence ATGGCTTTAATATTTATAATAGAAGATAATGAACAAAACCTATATCTTATAAAGTATCTTTTAGAAAAGAATGGATTTGATGTTGATTATGCAAATAATGGATTTATTGCTTTGGAAAAGCTTAAAGAGATAAAACCTGAAATTATATTACTTGACATACAACTTCCATATATAGATGGGTATAATTTGGCAAAGAAAATAAAAAATATTGAATCATTAAAAAATATACCTATTATAGCAGTAACCTCTTATGCTATGCCAGGTGATAAAGAAAAAGCTTTTGAATCAGGTTGTATTGGTTATATAGAAAAACCTATAAATCCAGATACATTTATTGATGAAATAAAAAAATTTATAAAAATAAATTAA